One genomic segment of Mytilus galloprovincialis chromosome 5, xbMytGall1.hap1.1, whole genome shotgun sequence includes these proteins:
- the LOC143075718 gene encoding uncharacterized protein LOC143075718: protein MLSEMEDKLLKEDQSAAGKDKDENKPNTKLRKNIDSICDTLKTDQEESLYITVNLPENKYYIGGSEIGNRFLSQHSELTEKFFAFCKDTYRCSEVEENTSGKTQLPDQKISQTSNSGDESHTNTKKMKRKSQVKLCMEESPMKKHVTNNIVKLPSIDTVVPTRKSNRNNSKGSIMQKAEMRKANMNNIDSPKLDNVLKSKVQEDGVKFSSFKSDVKEPKFENKSKTGFNSVLKSPSKTLDINHDIEIQSRTADDLSNEKVATIKTEIDNSEDTDQIVLDILQKDTVNIDNLELKEIENIEGFEQEENLVMSFNKDEDCVSDKDEDLKNDKDDDDEDYENNADSADSCDEEEDNGENILKSVNRIEHKQKKIACTLCNKEFHHKRYQSHLRNVHKQLYAYECEICRQTFNSAISLNKHKALHSDRPEEETKNEKEIENYIESNYCMKKGVIVNLNESSKETFTCNLCLKTLRTKAGLESHMQIHSGHFQCSTCSKTFVSQHRLTRHETLHDKGNFSCEVCAHVCTTKRYLIQHMRKEHDDQREVCYECCIFFESLTDKNQHMLMHKTGHCSNFICPKCGKTFELLRYLKNHNKQSHKGNEEICKVCSTFFDTKDELRKHMWQHRQDFFYICKICKADFEFSELLMNHSKEVHNSHMYICENCGEQFDSAVKLKKHSTYEHTPESLFSCHLCGSRFLKERKLKDHIDSVHVNLRPFMCEECGACFKTKGCLQVHIRRHSTDKTNVCELCNAKFKSIDGLNNHVLDSHGHQVNTEKLNFRVYECSYCGKRSSQKAIYIRHLRTHTGEKPYSCEICNKKFPIPAALNRHMKHKHMENGKKHVCETCNVRFAEMSHLKRHFGTHTHKTMAGEALQAEKKMSKMVSYEFEGERVLIDAENLQTVDQHKDTELAEQTKNFKVIYLNENADPNMEKTETVYTIENSSMLNLPDSTIYVISEAEDPDVFVHLQSEHT from the exons ATGTTGTCCGAAATGGAAGATAAATTACTGAAGGAAGATCAGTCAGCTGCAGGAAAagataaagatgaaaataaaccAAATACCAAGCttagaaaaaatattgatagtATT TGTGACACCTTGAAGACAGACCAGGAAGAAAGTCTTTATATAACTGTCAACTTACCTGAGAACAAATATTATATTGGAGGCTCTGAAATTGGAAACCGATTCTTAAGTCAACATTCAGAGCTTACAGAAAAGTTCTTTGCATTTTGTAAAG aTACATACAGATGTTCTGAAGTTGAAGAAAACACATCTGGCAAAACACAGTTACCTGATCAGAAAATTAGCCAAACTAGTAATTCAGGTGATGAATCCcacacaaacacaaaaaaaatgaaaagaaaaagtcAAGTCAAATTATGTATGGAAGAATCACCCATGAAAAAACATGTTACAAACAATATTGTAAAGTTACCATCCATAGATACAGTTGTTCCAACAAGAAAGTCAAACAGAAATAATTCCAAGGGAAGCATTATGCAAAAAGCTGAAATGAGGAAAGCTAATATGAATAATATAGATTCTCCCAAACTAGATAATGTACTCAAATCAAAAGTTCAAGAAGATGGTGTAAAGTTTTCTAGTTTCAAATCTGATGTTAAGGagccaaaatttgaaaataaaagtaaaactgGTTTTAATTCGGTTTTAAAAAGTCCCAGCAAAACTCTTGATATAAACCATGATATTGAAATTCAAAGCAGAACTGCTGATGATTTAAGCAATGAAAAGGTAgcaacaataaaaacagaaattGACAATTCAGAAGACACAGATCAAATTGTTTTGGATATTCTCCAGAAGGATACAGTTAATATAGATAATTTAGAACTAAAAGAGATTGAAAACATTGAAGGATTTGAACAAGAGGAAAATTTAGTAATGTCCTTCAATAAGGATGAAGATTGTGTCAGTGATAAAGACGAggatttaaaaaatgacaaagatGATGATGACGAAGATTATGAAAACAACGCAGATTCGGCTGATAGTTGTGATGAAGAGGAGGACAATGGAGAGAATATTTTAAAGTCAGTAAACAGAATCGAACATAAACAGAAGAAAATAGCCTGCACACTGTGCAATAAAGAATTCCATCACAAACGGTACCAGTCACATTTAAGAAATGTTCACAAGCAATTATATGCCTATGAATGCGAAATTTGTAGACAAACTTTTAACTCGGCTATAAGTCTGAACAAACACAAAGCATTACACTCAGACAGGCCAGAAGAAGAAACTAAGAATGAAAAAgagattgaaaattatattgaatCAAATTATTGTATGAAGAAAGGGGTGATTGTTAATTTGAATGAGTCCAGTAAAGAAACTTTCACATGCAATTTATGTTTGAAGACATTACGGACAAAAGCTGGACTGGAAAGTCACATGCAGATCCACAGTGGTCATTTCCAGTGTTCTACATGCAGTAAAACTTTTGTTTCACAGCACAGACTTACAAGACACGAAACACTCCATGACAAGGGAAACTTCAGCTGTGAGGTTTGTGCTCATGTCTGTACAACCAAAAGATACCTGATACAACATATGAGGAAAGAGCATGATGATCAACGAGAAGTTTGTTATGAGtgttgtattttctttgaatCATTGACAGACAAAAATCAACACATGTTGATGCACAAGACTGGCCATTGTAGCAATTTCATTTGTCCAAAATGCGGGAAAACATTTGAATTGTTACGATACTTAAAAAACCACAATAAACAAAGTCATAAGGGGAATGAAGAAATTTGCAAGGTCTGTTCCACTTTTTTCGATACAAAAGATGAGCTTAGAAAACATATGTGGCAGCACAGACAAGATTTCTTCTATATTTGTAAGATTTGTAAAGCTGACTTTGAATTTTCTGAGTTATTAATGAACCATTCTAAAGAAGTTCATAATTCTCACATGTATATCTGTGAGAACTGTGGTGAACAATTTGACTCGGCCGTAAAGTTAAAGAAACATTCAACCTATGAACACACTCCAGAAAGTCTTTTTTCATGTCATCTTTGCGGGTCCCGATTTTTAAAAGAGCGAAAACTAAAAGACCATATTGACAGTGTTCATGTAAATCTGAGACCGTTCATGTGTGAAGAGTGTGGAGCTTGCTTCAAAACAAAGGGATGTCTACAGGTCCACATAAGAAGACATAGTACCGATAAAACTAATGTTTGTGAACTCTGCAATGCCAAGTTCAAGTCAATTGACGGCTTGAATAATCATGTCTTAGATAGCCATGGACACCAAGTGAACACAGAAAAACTTAACTTCCGCGTATATGAATGCAGTTATTGTGGAAAAAGAAGCTCACAGAAAGCTATATACATTCGACATTTGCGTACACATACAGGAGAAAAACCTTATAGTTgtgaaatatgtaataaaaaattccCTATTCCAGCTGCATTAAATCGGCACATGAAACACAAACATATGGAAAATGGAAAAAAGCATGTATGTGAAACATGTAATGTGAGATTTGCTGAAATGTCACATTTAAAACGTCACTTTGGAACACATACTCATAAAACTATGGCAGGTGAGGCCCTTCAAGCAGAAAAGAAAATGTCCAAAATGGTTTCTTATGAATTTGAAGGTGAGCGTGTCTTAATAGATGCTGAAAATCTGCAGACTGTAGACCAACATAAAGACACTGAGCTTGCTGAGCAAACTAAAAACTTTAAAGTTATTTACTTGAATGAAAATGCAGATCCTAACATGGAAAAGACTGAAACTGTTTATACCATAGAAAATTCCTCGATGTTGAATCTGCCTGATTCCACTATATATGTAATCTCTGAAGCTGAGGATCCTGATGTCTTTGTACATTTACAAAGTGAACATACATAA